GATGGATTCTGGGGTGCTCATGCTTATGGCCCTGGACTGCTATGTGGCTATCTGCTACCCACTGCATTACTCTACTATCCTGACCAATCCTGTCATTGCAAAAGTCGGGCTTGCTACTTTCCTGAGAGCAGTGTTGCTCATCATTCCCTTCACTGTCCTCACCAAGAACCTGCCCTACTGCAGAGGGAATATAATCCCCCACACTTACTGTGACCACATGTCTGTAGCCAAATTATCCTGTGGCAATGTCAAGGTCAATGCCATCCATGGTCTGACAGTTGCACTCCTGACTGGGGGCTTTGACATCCTGTGCATCACAATCTCCTACACCATGATCCTCCAGGCAGTGCTCAGCCTCTCTTCAGCAGATGCTCGACAGAAGGCCTTCAGCACCTGTACTGCCCACATCTGTACAATTGTTTTCTCCTATAGTTTagcctttttctccttcttttcccacCGCTTTGGGGGCCACACAATCCCTCCCTCTTGCCACATCATTGTGGCCAATATTTATCTGCTCTTGCCTCCCACTATGAACCCTATTTTGTATGGGGTGAAAACTAAGCAGATACGAGACTGTCATAAGGATCCTTTCAGGTTCTAAGGACATCAAACCCCAAGG
This DNA window, taken from Lutra lutra chromosome 10, mLutLut1.2, whole genome shotgun sequence, encodes the following:
- the LOC125079367 gene encoding olfactory receptor 52N4-like, giving the protein MLIMLNKTNSTPASFILSGVPGLEDIHIWISFPFCSMYVVAMIGNCGLLYLIRYEDSSHRPMYYFLAMLSLTDIAMCPSTIPKALCIFWFHLKEISFGECLVQMFFIHTFTGMDSGVLMLMALDCYVAICYPLHYSTILTNPVIAKVGLATFLRAVLLIIPFTVLTKNLPYCRGNIIPHTYCDHMSVAKLSCGNVKVNAIHGLTVALLTGGFDILCITISYTMILQAVLSLSSADARQKAFSTCTAHICTIVFSYSLAFFSFFSHRFGGHTIPPSCHIIVANIYLLLPPTMNPILYGVKTKQIRDCHKDPFRF